The following coding sequences are from one Capsicum annuum cultivar UCD-10X-F1 chromosome 3, UCD10Xv1.1, whole genome shotgun sequence window:
- the LOC107865293 gene encoding uncharacterized protein LOC107865293 — translation MVKLSNISINIHFLEAIQEIPGYAKLMKKLIYKKKLIEGDTTEVTYGSSVIMSSKIAEKKERPEAFTIPCSIGTHRFMKSLCNLGASINLMPFVIYKTFGLDTPIPISMRLLLADQSIKMPVKILFDVLVKVDKFILSVDFVVLDYEMDQEVPIILGRPLFAIKRDIVDLELGEMRFRVHEDEAYKCEKKRCRCELKGIKRERRSAARILKQKSSSVTVITVYGRD, via the exons atgGTCAAGCTTAGCAACATTTCAATCAATATCCATTTTCTAGAAGCAATTCAAGAGATCCCGGGATATGCTAAGCTCATGAAAAAGTTGATTTACAAGAAGAAGCTCATCGAAGGTGACACAACTGAAGTCACCTATGGTTCTAGTGTTATCATGAGTAGCAAAATtgcagaaaaaaaagaaagacccGAAGCTTTTACCATCCCTTGCAGCATTGGAACACATAGGTTTATGAAATCTCTATGCAATCTTGGTGCAAGTATAAACCTCATGCCTTTTGTCATTTATAAGACGTTTGGATTGGACacaccaataccaatatctaTGAGACTTTTACTAGCAGATCAATCTATCAAGATGCCGGTCAAGATTTTGTTTGATGTCCTAGTCAAAGTGGACAAATTTATACTTTCGGTGGATTTTGTGGTTTTAGATTACgaaatggaccaagaggtgcCCATCATTCTTGGTAGACCTTTGTTTGCCATCAAAAGAGACATTGTGGACTTAGAATTAGGAGAGATGAGGTTTAGAGTGCATGAGGATGAG gCATACAAGTGTGAAAAGAAAAGATGTAGATGCGAGCTAAAAGGAATCAAAAGGGAGAGAAGAAGTGCAGCTAGAATACTGAAGCAGAAATCATCCTCAGTTACTGTGATCACAGTCTATGGCCGCGATTAA